A single Danio rerio strain Tuebingen ecotype United States chromosome 17, GRCz12tu, whole genome shotgun sequence DNA region contains:
- the si:ch211-131e11.16 gene encoding uncharacterized protein si:ch211-131e11.16 encodes MQHMSWMTPDVTVLRSVVLKGIPILLGDDSSEFYKTCSDTERDEALECITVGVLTVVSEDSPHEGQSSVDLQPISTAIILEGIIVMDHIKNLPQAVCLLFGLTYALHLDNPKCMANTLNFIQTVMLGLVKKNFPPKLLTLKNSLLG; translated from the exons ACACCAGACGTCACAGTACTTCGCTCTGTTGTCCTCAAAGGCATTCCCATTTTACTCGGTGATGACTCCAGTGAATTTTACAAGACCTGCTCT GATACAGAGAGAGACGAGGCCCTAGAATGCATCACTGTTGGTGTGCTGACAGTTGTCAGTGAAGATAGTCCTCACGAGGGTCAAAGCTCAGTGGACCTCCAGCCCATCTCCACTGCCATCATTCTGGAGGGAATTATTGTCATGGATCATATTAAAAACTTGCCTCAGGCAGTTTGTCTTTTGTTTGGTCTTACATATGCATTGCATTTGGATAACCCAAAATGCATGGCAAATACACTCAACTTCATTCAGACTGTGATGCTTGGACTGGTAAAGAAAAACTTCCCACCAAAGCTGTTAACTCTGAAGAACAGTCTTCTGGGTTAG